The DNA region GCGCGACGGCTCCACACCCTGACTCTCGCTGTGTACTCCGTCGACGGCGGCCACTGCATCGTGGACGATCTTACGTTCGAACGGGCTCATCGGAGCCAGTTCCTCGTCCACACCGCTCTCCAGAACCCGGCGGGCCACCTCGTCGCCCAAAGCGGTCAGGTCGTCCCGACGACGACGACGCCAGCCGGCGATGTCGAGCATCAAGCGGCTGCGCTCACCGGTCTTCTGGTGCACCGCCAACCGGGTCAGCTCCTGCAACGCATCGAGGACCTCGCCCTTGCGGCCCACCAGCTTCGTCAGGTCGTTCCCACCGTCGATACTGACCACCGCGCGCCGGCCCTCGACGTCCAAGTCGATGTCCCCGTCGAAGTCCAGCAGATCCAGCAACTCTTCGAGGTAGTCGCCGGCGATCTCGCCCTCGGCGACCAGTCGGTCTTCCATATCCACCGCGGGCGCGCTGTCCTGCGGCGACTGCTCGCCGGTCACCGTGGTCTCGGTGGTCTCCGCGTCGGTCATGTCGGTCATGTCGTCTCCCTCCGTGCCCGGCGGCTCACGCGCCGGTTGGCTTCGTGCGGTCGGTTACCGCTTGCGTTTCTTCGGCTTGTTTCCAGCGCCCGGGCGACTGCCGCCCGCAGCGGGCCGGTTCTGCTTGGGCTTGGCCACATCGCGCTCGGTCGTCTTGTCGGCATCCGCGTTCACCTCACCGGAGTCGGCGGCGGTGTCGGTGTCGGTAGCCGGTTCGGCCGTCGCGGTGCGACCCCCGCGCTTGGGCTTGGCACCCGGTGCCGGGGCATTGGCGGACCGCCGGCGCAGTTGCTCTTCCTTCTTCGCCTCTTCTTCTTTGGCGATCATGCCGAACACGTAGTGCTGCTGAGCGAAGGTCCAGATGTTGTTGGAGAACCAGTACAAGATGATCGCCAGCGGCAGGAAGGGTCCACCGACCACCACGCCCAGCGGGAAGACATACAGCGCGAGCTTGTTCATCATCGCGGTCTGCGGTTGCTCGGCGGCTTCCGGACTCTGCCGGGAGATCGACGCCCGACTGTTGAAGTAGGTGGCGATGCCCGCCGCGATCATGATCGGCACGCCGATCGCCG from Mycolicibacter sp. MU0083 includes:
- the yidC gene encoding membrane protein insertase YidC, which produces MWLWYKAFGLVLGPRNFFTWALSVVFLVFTLRALLYKPFVSQIRTTRQMQELQPQIKALQKKYGKDRQKMALEMQKLQREHGFNPILGCLPMFAQLPVFLGLFHVLRSFDRTTHGVGQLGLSPELNRQLGNYFFSAQDVGNFLDAKLFGVTLGASIIQSHENRMAVAAIGVPIMIAAGIATYFNSRASISRQSPEAAEQPQTAMMNKLALYVFPLGVVVGGPFLPLAIILYWFSNNIWTFAQQHYVFGMIAKEEEAKKEEQLRRRSANAPAPGAKPKRGGRTATAEPATDTDTAADSGEVNADADKTTERDVAKPKQNRPAAGGSRPGAGNKPKKRKR
- a CDS encoding protein jag, translated to MTDAETTETTVTGEQSPQDSAPAVDMEDRLVAEGEIAGDYLEELLDLLDFDGDIDLDVEGRRAVVSIDGGNDLTKLVGRKGEVLDALQELTRLAVHQKTGERSRLMLDIAGWRRRRRDDLTALGDEVARRVLESGVDEELAPMSPFERKIVHDAVAAVDGVHSESQGVEPSRRVVVRRD